AAGCCTAATTTACGATACGGAGCACCGAACAAACTATTCAATACGATTCAAATCCCTAAAATATccgaaaaatttgaaaaaaaaaaataaaaaaattcatcAACTCACCTAATCAGTGAACATGAATTCACTCACTCACCTGCAACACAAATCGTTAGTTAAGTAAGAATAAAATCAGAATTATCTACAACAAATAAATAGGTATGATACttaataatttaattaaaaccTTAAGGTCTAGGGTTTTGGTACTCACCAGATTAACGTATTATATGAGAAGACGAAGAAGATCCACAGATAAATTGAGGTGGAATTAATTAGCAAGGAAGGACGAATCTAGGAGATTACTATTAGCTGAGCTGGGGCCACGAATATTATGAATGGCTCTGGATCCTCTGCCTGCAAATAAAAATGGTGGTCGATAGTATCCCCTGGTGTTGATCGTTATTGTTTCCTTCTTCTATGGGGTCATGTACACGTGGCACCTAAATCCATTGCAAGTTCTTACttattttctcttttttttttcttagcaaaaataaataaataaataaatattattatcTATAGAAGATATTTTCTTTTCTACAGTTGCAACTGGCTGGTTATTTGTTATTCCAAGTACAAATAGCCCAACTCTTTCATACCTGATTTGGTTAGAGTTGATTTGGTTATGATGTAAGGGGTACATGTCTAGTAAGATGAGACAAACTTTTCATCTATCCAATCATATTGTCTCATGTCATTTCTCCTTTAATTCTCTCATCTTGCCTAAAAACACAATGGGCGGTTTCCCCCaaaccattttttttaaaaaggatGATTGGTTGAGAAGATACTGGGCCCCACAACTTACCCCTCTCCTCGTCTTTGCCGCATGCGGCATTCTTTCCCCGCAAATCCTTTCACCGCGCGGCAAGATCTTGATGGCGGTGGACTCCCCGTGCAGCATATGCTTTAGCCGCTGCCTTTGCCTAATCCACCCCGGACACCCTTATATTCTAGGGCTAAGACAATTAGGTGTGGGGCGTCGGTTGGGGCGGCAGATTGGGTTTAACACTGGCTACATCACACCGGCTAAGCGTTGGGCATGGTTTTGCCCGCTTGGCGTGATGATTGTGCCTGACGTGGGGCGGGAGGTTGGGTGACATGGCTGGCTTTGGGTGGCTGATTCAAGGTAGCCGTTGGGGGTCTAAAATATTTCATGCAATCTTCTATTTTAATTAATgtgttatttttattaaattacaTATTAAATAGTTTAAACAAAAAAATTCCACATGGCTGGTCACGCCCAGCTAAGCCACTCCCACCACACTCCTAGTTTTTCAGTATTAGCTTGTGAATCGCACTCTCGCCACCAGCGGCGGATCTAGAAAATGcgccaagccgtaacgttttataaataagccgtaacgaaatcgaaaaaacctcaaatttttccaaaatttacactaattttttcaaatttttccgCGCTAAGCCGTAGCGGGCGTTGCCCCCCGGCCTAAGGTATATCCGCCACTGCTCGccacgtgtcgagcaatgccTCCAACACATGCCCATCCACACCCCATAGTAAGTATTTATATAATCCTTACACTTCTTTGTTATATTTAGCGGTGTAACTAGTTTACGAACGCATAAAACAAATTTACAATTTCCTTTTTTTTACATACCACTACCACATGTCAGGTGTTTTATGCATCGTTAGGCTAGTGGGTATGGGGCCGAGGCTCATGGAATGCAACAAGGGACATGGTGATGGTGATACATTGTCCCCCTTCTCCATGCATGGAAAGCACAGATATATTTACGCTCACCACAGTCCACCTTTTCAAACTTAGAGAATCTTTTGAAGATTTTGATGAATTTTGATTGGTGGTGGATCATCACCACACCATATAGGTTGGTGACAAAGTATGACGGTGGAAGATGAAGTGCTGTGGTGATGACGTGAAAGGTGATGATGGTGACTAGAAACATCACCGTAACTTATAGGCGAACAGTTTTGATCTTTTGGCGTCCCACCAAGAGTCCCTTGCTACCACCCGCAACCTCCAAAATGGAGCTCCACTCTCCCGCCTTGCCCCATGCCCTCTTCATCTCACATCCCTCTCTCGCTCCTCTGGTTCCTTAAGTTATTTTTTTGAATCGAGATGGCTGTCATATAACACTGAAGAAGATGGAGCGGTGTTCCCGCACAATACCCCTTGCCACCTCAGCCCCACCACGCATCATCCTTCAACGATACCCACCCTCGACCCTTTACAGTTCTTGTAAATCTTTAAGGTCATTCACCATACAGCCAAAGCAAATTGAGCGAGCACCAGGTTTAACAGGTCGACCAACAATTCGAAATCAGCCATTTAACTTGTAAACCATGTATATCATTTCAAAAAATTCGATACAAACCAACAATTTATAAATAAATTCATTTCAAACCATCAAACAGAACTCAATTTGCCTGGTCTATCCAATTCAACCAACCTAGCTGTTTTGATTTGCTATTTTTTGAAGCTATAGTTGACAGTTTGACCCAGAATTCCTCTCACAAGTCATAACCAACTAAACTGGACCGTAAACAACCCTGCCAAATAGTCCTCTATTGTGACAGATATCAGCAAACCTATGACAAAAAGAATGATCCAAAGTTCCCATAAACTTAAAAGAGCTCATTCTCTGCATACATAGATAAAACAAGAGCCCAAAGCTTCAAATGCACAAGAATGAACAAGCGTTCGATAATTGTATCCTCAAAAGTGACTCAATAGCCTACCGACATTaacggttttttatttggttttttgCAAAAAGAAAGCGAAACGCATGCGTTTTGTTAGCTCATGTGTTTCTTTAGATATCAAGTAGCAATCTTCTAGGGTCTTCAACGACATCTTTAATACGTCTCAAGAAAAACACAGCCTCTCTACCATCTATCAACCTATGGTCATAGGTTAACGCCACGTACATCATAGGCCTAGCTTTGATTTCACCCCCAACTACCATCGGTTTGTTCACTATCGAGTGCATACCCAGAATAGCAGACTACAAAAGCAAGCAACATTTATTGTTTCATTAGCTCGTTTGCACCTGTATGTCAAACAAAATTCTTAAATCTTATCGTACCTGAGGCGGGTTAATGATGGGAGTACTTAAAAGGCTTCCATAAACGCCCCCATTCGAGATGGTGAATGAACCACCAGCCATCTCATCAATCGACAGTGAGCCATTGTTGGCCTTTTTAGCAAGAGTGTTGATTGTTTTCTCTATTTCAGCAAAGTTCATTTTCTCAGCGTCACGGATCACCGGAACCACGAGACCCTTCAAGAATACACacagatatatatatttttttaaaagttaaTATTAAAAAAGAAGGGGAAAATGGTGAAAATATACCTTAGGAGTACCAACAGCAATACTGATATCGATATAATCTCTGTATATGATGTCATCTCCATCGATAACCGCATTGATTATTGGTTGATTCTGGAGTCCACTAACAGCAGCCTGAAAAATATAAAAccataattaatttaaaaaacaaatttttaCGAAATAACAGCGTTAAAGATTCGGTTTATAGCAAACAGCGACAAACATACTTTCACAAATCCAGACATGAGTCCCAACTTCACTCCATGCTTCTCGAGAAAAGCATCTTTATATTCAGATCGAAGCTTCATCAAATTTGTCCTGAATTTATGAAAATTAATGTGTGAATTGCGTAGGAAACTCAGTTACTAAACGGTTTAGCTAATTCTAAAAATATCCAAACTTACATATCAACTTCATTGAACGTAGTCAACAATGCAAAAGTATTTTGAGAATCTTTCAATCGTGTTGCAACACGCTTCCTGAGCCTTGTCATTGGTACCTATGGTCAATTCCAAATATTAGCGAAAATTATTTTTTGACCATTTCAAAAGTAAGAAAAAATGAGAAAATTAATGATTAGAAAAAAGATAATAAATGAGACTTTTACCCGTCTTTCCCTATCCTTTGGAGGCAATTGAGGTTCTGTGGCCGAAGGTTTAGAAGATGGTTGTTTAGGTGCCGCTTTTGGCGGTTGGGTTtcaggttgaggaggtggcggcggtggtggcggcgatGATGGTTTCTCCGCCTTTGCAGCTGCATCCTGAGTAGGCGGCTCAGATGGTGCCACATGAGTAGTCACACCTTCACCTGATTTTGATATAATCGCAACCTTTGTACCGGGCTCCACCGTATCTCCTTCTTTTGCCACAAActgaaaagaaaaattaaaaattatatatataatatataaatgaGGAAGTGTTACtctacacggatggtccctgtggttgacCAAAATTTTAGATTTGGTCCCTTGCTTTCCAAAAATGCGTGgacggtccctgtggtttgcactttgtaacgcattaatccccaacttttgccaaaagtatatggatggtccctgtggtttgcactttgtgaCGCATTTAGCCCCTAACTTGGACATGTTAaataaaacctttagatttgttagttggggactaaatatgttacaaatgcaaaccacagggactatccgtctacttttgaaaagatagggaccaaatccaaaattttggttaaccacacatacggaccatccgtgtactttacttttttaataatttactaTTTGAATCATATTTAACACATTAATTAACATCACCAACCCACACGATCTACCCATTTTGCGCATTATTTACTGAAGTTACAATTTACCTCTTGGATAACACCAGCTTCAGGACTAGCAACATCGATTGTCACCTGCAAGATTAAGAATATTGTTTAGGTCTAAATAATAGTAACATATTCTAATGCTGTAGAAACCGGTAAGTACCTTATCAGTTTCAATTTGGGCAATTGGCTCATCAACCTCAACACGATCACCAGGTTCTGTTACAAGTCAAAGGAAAAGTCAAAGAAACTGATAATGCAGTGAAAAAGTAATGAAAATGACTAGTCAACGTACTCTTTAAAAAGGTTGCCAGAGTGCCGTCACTAATAGATTCACCCATAAAAGGGACAACAGCATCAACCAAATCACCTACAAAAAAACAAATCAGTCAGGTTGCTTAAATGAGCCTTTTTTA
This is a stretch of genomic DNA from Helianthus annuus cultivar XRQ/B chromosome 16, HanXRQr2.0-SUNRISE, whole genome shotgun sequence. It encodes these proteins:
- the LOC110917848 gene encoding dihydrolipoyllysine-residue succinyltransferase component of 2-oxoglutarate dehydrogenase complex 2, mitochondrial isoform X2 gives rise to the protein MMWAVLRRKAASAGSSNLGKMQSLGKARPALAGSMSQSYADTILTPEAPTLGRNPKLARQIHLGVPVNSMPIRNVVSSLKSDFSTQMWSRSFSSDSGDLVDAVVPFMGESISDGTLATFLKKPGDRVEVDEPIAQIETDKVTIDVASPEAGVIQEFVAKEGDTVEPGTKVAIISKSGEGVTTHVAPSEPPTQDAAAKAEKPSSPPPPPPPPQPETQPPKAAPKQPSSKPSATEPQLPPKDRERRVPMTRLRKRVATRLKDSQNTFALLTTFNEVDMTNLMKLRSEYKDAFLEKHGVKLGLMSGFVKAAVSGLQNQPIINAVIDGDDIIYRDYIDISIAVGTPKGLVVPVIRDAEKMNFAEIEKTINTLAKKANNGSLSIDEMAGGSFTISNGGVYGSLLSTPIINPPQSAILGMHSIVNKPMVVGGEIKARPMMYVALTYDHRLIDGREAVFFLRRIKDVVEDPRRLLLDI
- the LOC110917848 gene encoding dihydrolipoyllysine-residue succinyltransferase component of 2-oxoglutarate dehydrogenase complex 2, mitochondrial isoform X1, whose amino-acid sequence is MMWAVLRRKAASAGSSNLVSYGKMQSLGKARPALAGSMSQSYADTILTPEAPTLGRNPKLARQIHLGVPVNSMPIRNVVSSLKSDFSTQMWSRSFSSDSGDLVDAVVPFMGESISDGTLATFLKKPGDRVEVDEPIAQIETDKVTIDVASPEAGVIQEFVAKEGDTVEPGTKVAIISKSGEGVTTHVAPSEPPTQDAAAKAEKPSSPPPPPPPPQPETQPPKAAPKQPSSKPSATEPQLPPKDRERRVPMTRLRKRVATRLKDSQNTFALLTTFNEVDMTNLMKLRSEYKDAFLEKHGVKLGLMSGFVKAAVSGLQNQPIINAVIDGDDIIYRDYIDISIAVGTPKGLVVPVIRDAEKMNFAEIEKTINTLAKKANNGSLSIDEMAGGSFTISNGGVYGSLLSTPIINPPQSAILGMHSIVNKPMVVGGEIKARPMMYVALTYDHRLIDGREAVFFLRRIKDVVEDPRRLLLDI